From one Anticarsia gemmatalis isolate Benzon Research Colony breed Stoneville strain chromosome 20, ilAntGemm2 primary, whole genome shotgun sequence genomic stretch:
- the LOC142981570 gene encoding coiled-coil domain-containing protein 63-like — translation MPAQVEQKTIDPEAELSNVQRTYQKLAPMCSVEKRAGGIPQLAPQEKQMSILAHEMKETVLCINLAKKGQHALRDNNVKHGMRKSIVEYENLETELRDERAQQAELDCLNYIAQKMVVDLSKKVPTEADELGMIENANNSLRRMENRLDLATKRFCVVNADNKRVREEIHRLLVERNDFNIQWNRTIGKLVKGKEYLMDILEIATTAFGDRDECCRKLEALKWKGLFQLNRDISEMQAYEGELNHLAKLEEFLRVKGSRRICEADEKEEIKRQEEIARCEQEIARHDALLEEIFVYAGSDRVATIINRFKRDEIENFSCFVLLCEILQESIILRRELEILRQRILDQRDINEAREEKQDKRMSELTVQLNEQRERTQHKLDLNNAADATFVKVLKGIDDLARLSKCDITPLLALLGNHKEVTKWNVRKFLGILEIEVKSLIQVVYGAVKPPAPTPKARKGPAAPPAAKLVADPYVEIIRPNRIEKLVPYQPCAYCVEDYIMNLVFETPAIPADKEYVEGIFHLEDINTKFGIYTLTIPAKRHPYRGSKKD, via the exons ATGCCGGCGCAAGTGGAACAGAAGACTATCGACCCCGAAGCGGAACTTAGCAATGTTCAGAGAACG TATCAAAAACTGGCGCCAATGTGCAGCGTGGAGAAGCGCGCGGGCGGCATACCGCAGCTGGCGCCGCAGGAGAAACAGATGAGCATCCTCGCGCATGAGATGAAGGAGACCGTGCTGTGTATCAAT TTAGCAAAGAAAGGTCAGCACGCCCTCCGAGATAACAACGTGAAGCATGGCATGCGCAAGTCTATCGTGGAGTACGAGAACTTGGAGACGGAGCTGAGGGACGAGAGGGCGCAGCAGGCGGAGCTCGACTGTCTCAACTACATCGCGCAGAAGATGGTCGTCGACCTGTCCAAGAAAGTGCCCACTGAAGCTGAT GAGCTGGGTATGATAGAGAACGCGAACAACAGTCTCCGTCGCATGGAGAACAGACTGGACCTGGCCACCAAGAGGTTTTGTGTCGTCAACGCGGACAATAAACGAGTGAGGGAGGAGATACATAGACTGCTTGTGGAGAg GAATGACTTCAACATCCAATGGAACCGCACCATAGGCAAGCTGGTGAAAGGCAAGGAGTATCTGATGGATATCCTGGAGATAGCCACTACGGCCTTCGGTGATAGAGACGAGTGTTGCAGGAAACTTGAAGCTCTCAAGTGGAAGGGATTGTTTCAACTCAATAGAGATATTTCT GAAATGCAAGCCTACGAAGGAGAACTAAACCACTTGGCAAAGTTGGAAGAGTTTCTTCGAGTGAAGGGTTCCAGAAGGATCTGCGAGGCTGATGAGAAGGAGGAGATAAAAAGACAAGAGGAGATAGCTCGGTGTGAACAGGAGATCGCTAGACATGATGCGTTGCTCGAAGAAATATTT GTATACGCTGGTTCAGACAGAGTGGCAACGATCATTAACCGCTTCAAAAGGGATGAGATTGAAAACTTCTCCTGCTTCGTTCTGCTCTGTGAGATACTGCAGGAGTCTATTATACTCAGGAGGGAACTGGAGATCCTGAGGCAGAGGATTT TGGACCAACGCGACATTAACGAGGCTCGCGAAGAAAAACAAGACAAGCGCATGTCGGAGCTCACAGTACAACTGAACGAACAGCGAGAACGCACTCAACATAAACTGGATCTTAACAACGCGGCCGATGCGACGTTTGTCAAAGTGCTGAAGGGCATTGATGATCTTGCTAG ATTGTCCAAGTGTGACATCACACCACTCCTGGCACTGCTTGGCAACCACAAGGAGGTGACCAAGTGGAACGTGCGCAAGTTCCTCGGTATCCTCGAGATTGAAGTCAAGAGTCTGATCCAAGTCGTGTACGGTGCAGTGAAG CCACCGGCTCCGACGCCGAAAGCTCGCAAAGGTCCAGCAGCACCGCCCGCCGCTAAGCTGGTCGCTGATCCTTACGTGGAAATAATCAGACCAAACAGAATTGAGAAACTTGTGCCTTATCAACCTTGTGCCTA TTGTGTCGAAGACTACATCATGAACTTGGTGTTTGAAACTCCTGCTATCCCTGCCGACAAAGAATATGTCGAAGGCATATTCCACCTTGAAGATATAAATACCAAGTTTGGAATTTATACACTGACTATTCCCGc GAAACGCCATCCATACCGGGGATCTAAGAAGGATTAG